CAGTGATCAAGATGGGTGACCAAGACGGGAGGGCAAGATGGATCGCGACAGGCTGCACCGCGTCGCCAAGGCGCTGGGCGATGTCCGCCTTTACGAGAAGCACCACACCGGGGAGTTCATCACCATGCGCCTGCGCGATTCGCTGGCCGACAGCCCCGGCTATGATGAGGCAGAAGTGGACAAGAAGTTGTTGGAACTGGCCCGTGTGGCGCTGGAAGCCGCCGAATAGTGGGCGCGCAGGGTGACGAAGCGGCGGAGGACCTGTTGGTGGAGGTGAACCAAGCCAACAGAGGGAGAATGCCGCCATGGCCGAAGACAAGAGGTCCGATCTGCCGCAGAACGACCGGTCCGGCACTGATCGTCCGGCAACCAAGCCGATCCCGGTGAAGCCGGCGGTCGAGCCGATGAGCGACAAGGACGAAGCACCGCCGGGCACGCCGGGGACGGGCGAGAACATCGATCCGAAGACCGGCGAAAGCTATGTGCAGGGGATCGGCGGGGCGTGATGGGCAGGTGTTGGCCAACGACACTCCAAACGAAAAGGGCCGGCTCCTGCGAGCCGGCCCTTTCACTGTCACATCCCCCGCGTCACGCCACGAAGGGCGGAAGCGCGGTGAAGTTGGCGGCCTTTTCGACGACGTGGCCGACGCGCAGCAGCGTCTCCTCGTCGAAGGGTCGGCCGATCAGCTGCAGGCCAAGCGGCAGGCCGTCGGCGCCCAGACCGGCCGGGACCGACATGGCCGGCAGGCCGGCAAGGTTGATCGGAACGGTGAAGACGTCGTTCAGGTACATCTGCACCGGATCGTCCATCTTCTCGCCGATGGCGAAGGGCGTGCTGGGCGCGGTCGGCGTCAGGATGACGTCGCAGCTCTTGAACGCCTCGTCGAAGTCCCACTTGATGCGCGTGCGCACCTGACGGGCCTTGTTGTAATAGGCGTCGTAATAGCCGGCCGACAGCACATAGGTGCCGATCAGGATGCGGCGCTGCACTTCCTTGCCGAAGCCGGCGCCGCGGGTGTTCTCGTACATCTCCTTGAGGTTGCCGCCCTCGACCCGCAGGCCGTAGCGCACGCCGTCATAGCGCGCGAGGTTGGACGACGCCTCGGCCGGCGCGATGATGTAATAGGCGGCCAGCGCGTATTTGGTGTGCGGCAGGCTGACCTCGACCGGCTCGGCGCCGGCCTCCTTCAACCAGGCGATGCCCTGATCCCACAGTGCGGCGATCTCGGCCGACAGGCCCTCGACCCGGTATTCCTTCGGAATGCCGACGCGCAGGCCGCGGATGTCGCCGGTCAGCGCGGCGCGGAAATCCGGAACCGGCATGTCGACCGAGGTGGAGTCCTTCGGATCGAAACCGCACATGGAGCGCAGCATGATCGCCGCATCCTCGACCGTGCGGGTCATCGGCCCGGCCTGATCCAGCGAGGAAGCGTAGGCGACGATGCCCCAGCGCGAGCAGCGGCCGTAGGTCGGCTTGATGCCGACGGTGCCGGTGTAGCCGGCCGGCTGGCGGATCGAACCGCCGGTGTCGGTGCCGGTGGCGCCCAGCGCCGCGCGCGCGGCGATGACCGCGGCCGAACCGCCCGACGAACCACCGGCGACGATCTTCTTCTCCCAGGCACCCGGCGCGCCGGGGCTCCACGGGCTGACCGTCTCGCCCTGATAGGCGGTGATGGTGGCGGAGCCCATGGCGAATTCGTCCAGGTTCACCTTGCCCAGCATGACGGCGCCGTCGCGCCAAAGCTGGGAGGTCACCGTGGACTCATATTCCGGCTTGAAGCCGTCCAGGATATGGCTGCCGGCGGTCGTCGAAACGCCCTTGGTGCAGAACAGGTCCTTCACCGCGATGGGCAGGCCGTCCATCGGCCCGGCCGAGCCCTTCGCGCGGCGCTCGTCGCTGGCCTTGGCCATCGACAGGGCGGCGTCGGGGGTCTCGGTGATGAAGATGTTGAAGGGTCGCACGGCCTCGACCGCGCGCACGTGCGCCTCGGTCAGTTCGACCGCGGTGAACTCCTTCTTGGCGAGGCCGTCCAGGGCCCCGGCCATCGTCAGATGCGTGAGCGCCGTCATCACTCGACCACCTTGGGCACGACGTAGAAGCCTTCGGCCGTTTCCGGACCGTTCGACAGGACCTGCGCGGCGTAGCCGCCGTCGGTGACCTCGTCCTTGCGGCGGCGCAGCTTCTGCGCGGCGACGCTGGTCATCGGCGGCACGTCCTTCGTGTCGACCTCGTTGAGCTGTTCCACGAAGGTCAGAATCTGGCTCAGTTCCCCAGCCAGGGATTCTAGTTCCTCGTCCGGCACCTTGATGCGGGCCAGATGCGCGATCTTGGCCACCGTGGCCTTGTCGAGCGACATGCCTCTACTCTCTTCCAAAACATTGGAAATCGGCCGCGAAGCTATCACCCGCGCACGCGCACCGCAACGATTGCGGCCATTCCGCCGCTCAGAAGGCGCCGGATCATGCGGCGATGCGGGTCGCCGACTGCCAATTGGCGCGTTCCATGCGCAGTTTGAACAGCGCGATCGGCTCGCCCCAGGGCGTCACCCGCGTCTCCAGCGCGATCGGCGTCATGCCGAGCTTGGCATAGAGCAGCAGGCCCGGCGTGTTGGTGTTGAAGCAATAGAGCGTCAGTTCGGGCAGGTGATGGTGATCGAAAGCGCGGTCGATCATCGTCCGCACCAGATATTCGGCGATACCGCGGCGGCGCAGGGTCGGGTCGACGCTGACATTGCCGATGCTGGCGGTGCAGCCATCCTCGAAGGTGGCATAGTTGGCATAGCCGACCACGCGCTCCCGCCCATCCTCGGTCAATGTGACCACGGTCGGATCGCGGCGGAGCCCCAGCGTCGCCCGGACCTGATCCGGGGTCAGCGGCCAGACGGCGCGCGGGAACAGGAAATACAGCTCCTCCGCGTTGCGTGGGAACCCGCAGATGGTGGGGATGTCGGCGTCGGCGAGCGGCCGGTGCGACAAGGCGGTAAGGGACAGTGCGCTGCTCATACTTAGAAGAATAAGTATCTTTTACAACAACTCAAGCGATCTTGCAGTGACAAGGCTGCGGCCTTATGGTCGGATCATGATCCATACCCTCTCCGAACTCGCGGCCCGGCTGGGCAAAAACCAACGTTTGCTTGGCCTTGACGTCGGCACCAAGACCGTCGGGCTGGCGGTGGCCGATCCGGGACTGATCGTCGCATCTCCCATCGGAACGCTGAAGCGCACCAAATTCACCCAGGATGCGCGCGAGCTGGGCAAGACAATCCGCGATTACGGCGTCGGCGGGCTGGTGGTCGGGCTGCCGCTGAACATGGATGGAACGGAGGGGCCGCGTGCCGAGTCGGTGCGCGCCTTCGCCAAGAACCTGCTGGAGCGTCCCGACCTGCTGGGCTGGGAGGCCGAAATCGCCTTTTGGGACGAGCGGCTGTCCACCTCGGCCGTCGAGCGCTTCATGATCGGCGAGGCCGACATGACCCGCAAGCGCCGGGACGAGGTGGTGGACAAGATGGCCGCCGCCTACATCCTGCAGGGTGCGCTCGACATGCTGGCCAACCAGCGCCGCCTCGCCGCGGAAGCGGATGAAGACGAAGGCGAGGAAGAGCGGGACGACGATTACGACCGCGATTGAAGCGGTCGCCGACAAGGGCTGACCTCAGTCGAAGTTCAGGGCGAAGGACGCCCGTCCCTGCCCCGCCGCGGCGCGCTGCCACATGGCGCCGAAGGCCGCCTCCAACGCGCGGGTAAAGCGCATGCCATCCAGCGCCGGCGAGGCGGCGAGCCGGTCGCGCAGGCGGCTGCGGATGCTCGCCAGCCCGTCCGGATCGGACACCAGCGCGGCGGCCATGGCGATGTAGGCTTCCTCCCCCTCGACCGCCAGCGCCGGAAGCCCGGCGGAGGTCAGGTGGGTCACCGTGTGGCGGGCGCAGAACCGGTCACCGCCCAGCGTCACCACCGGCACCCCCATCCACAGCGCCTCCAGCGTCGTCAGCCCGCCCGAATAGGGGAAGGGGTCGAGCGCGACATCGATCTTGCCATAGGTCGCCAGGAATTCGGCATGCGGGGCCGCGCCGTGCAGCTCGATGCGGGCCGCGTCGGCGCCGGCGGCCGTGAACAGCGCCAGCGTCCGTGCCTGCAAATCCGCATCGTCCAGGCCGGACGTGCGCAGAAGCAGCCGCGACCCAGGCACCGCCGCCAGAAGGCGGGTCCACAAGGAGGCGACCTGCGCGTTCAGCTTGGGCAGGGCATTCAGGGAGCCGAAGGTCGGGGCGCCGCGCGCGGCCATCGGCAGCGGCGCCACGGCGGGTGCGGCGGCCGGCGGCGACCAGGGGACATAGGCGTCGGGCATGCGGACGATGCCCTCGATGGCCCAACCGTCGGCGCCCTCCGGGCTCTGCCGCGGGTCGGAAATCAGGTAATCCATCGCCGACAGGCCGGTGGTGCCGACATATCCGGCCCAGGTGACCTGCACCGGCGCCGCCCGCCGGGCGAAGACGCCCAACCGGTTGCCCAGCGTGTGGCCGGCCAGATCGACCAGGATATGGATGCCGT
The Azospirillum sp. TSA2s DNA segment above includes these coding regions:
- the gatA gene encoding Asp-tRNA(Asn)/Glu-tRNA(Gln) amidotransferase subunit GatA, which produces MTALTHLTMAGALDGLAKKEFTAVELTEAHVRAVEAVRPFNIFITETPDAALSMAKASDERRAKGSAGPMDGLPIAVKDLFCTKGVSTTAGSHILDGFKPEYESTVTSQLWRDGAVMLGKVNLDEFAMGSATITAYQGETVSPWSPGAPGAWEKKIVAGGSSGGSAAVIAARAALGATGTDTGGSIRQPAGYTGTVGIKPTYGRCSRWGIVAYASSLDQAGPMTRTVEDAAIMLRSMCGFDPKDSTSVDMPVPDFRAALTGDIRGLRVGIPKEYRVEGLSAEIAALWDQGIAWLKEAGAEPVEVSLPHTKYALAAYYIIAPAEASSNLARYDGVRYGLRVEGGNLKEMYENTRGAGFGKEVQRRILIGTYVLSAGYYDAYYNKARQVRTRIKWDFDEAFKSCDVILTPTAPSTPFAIGEKMDDPVQMYLNDVFTVPINLAGLPAMSVPAGLGADGLPLGLQLIGRPFDEETLLRVGHVVEKAANFTALPPFVA
- the ruvX gene encoding Holliday junction resolvase RuvX, whose product is MMIHTLSELAARLGKNQRLLGLDVGTKTVGLAVADPGLIVASPIGTLKRTKFTQDARELGKTIRDYGVGGLVVGLPLNMDGTEGPRAESVRAFAKNLLERPDLLGWEAEIAFWDERLSTSAVERFMIGEADMTRKRRDEVVDKMAAAYILQGALDMLANQRRLAAEADEDEGEEERDDDYDRD
- the gatC gene encoding Asp-tRNA(Asn)/Glu-tRNA(Gln) amidotransferase subunit GatC codes for the protein MSLDKATVAKIAHLARIKVPDEELESLAGELSQILTFVEQLNEVDTKDVPPMTSVAAQKLRRRKDEVTDGGYAAQVLSNGPETAEGFYVVPKVVE
- a CDS encoding N-acetyltransferase, whose amino-acid sequence is MSSALSLTALSHRPLADADIPTICGFPRNAEELYFLFPRAVWPLTPDQVRATLGLRRDPTVVTLTEDGRERVVGYANYATFEDGCTASIGNVSVDPTLRRRGIAEYLVRTMIDRAFDHHHLPELTLYCFNTNTPGLLLYAKLGMTPIALETRVTPWGEPIALFKLRMERANWQSATRIAA